CGTTATTTACGATTGAGGCGGGTAGTGAATTACCGCTATTGCCTTCTGTACTGTCTCGTCTTAAATCGGGCGATTATGTTTTTGTGGTTTCGCCAAATGCAGTGGATTATGCAGTGAAAACATTAACGGATACAGGGTTCCACTTTCGTTCGGATTTAAAATATTTTGCGGTAGGACAACGAACGGCAAAATATTTTACCGAAAAAGCTGAACAAGCGGTTATTTATCCGCTAGAATCAGAAAATAGTGAAGGTGTGTTAGCATTGCCGGATATGCAAGATTTAACTGATAAAACGATTTTGATTTTACGGGCAAATTCCGGGCGTGAGTTGTTAGCTGAAACTGCGATGTTGCGTGGGGCAAGCATTCAATATTTGGAATGTTATCGTAGAGAACCCGTTACTGTAGATATTCCGGAAAAGATTAGCGTTTGCAAGCGTTTAGGCGTGGATACTATTGTGATTACCAGTAGTGAAATTTTAAAAAGCCTTTATGAACAGACGAGAGATGATTATCGAGAATGGTTATTTGAATGTAATCTTGTGGTAGTAAGCCAGCGTATTGGTAAAATTGCCAAGCAGATGGGGTGGCAATCAGATAAAATTTTTGTATCGGATAAAGCCGATAATGTAACGTTGATGAATACATTATTATTTAAAATTGACAAATCTAACTAAGGTGGGCGAGTATGTCAAAATCAAGAAAAGTACCTGAAAAAGTAGAAAGTACGACAGAAGATGTTGTAGTAGAACACCAACAAGCGGTTGATTCTACACAATCTTTTGCAAAAAACGAGATTGAGAAAGATATTTTGAATGAGCCTATGATTGAAGAAAAAGATGTTCCGCTAAAAGAGCAAATTCCAGCTCAGGAAAAAATTACAGCAGAAGAAAAAGTGATTGTTCAGAAGTCGGGTGGAAAAGGCTTGGCATTGTTAGCCTTATTAGTTGCACTTGCGGTGGGTGGTGCTGGTCATTTTATGGCAAATAAAAAATTTAATGAGGTAGAAGCTCAAATTCAAGCCTTATCTTCTAAAGCAAATCAGCAAGCACCAGCTCAAACGGCGGTTGAAATGCCAAATTTTGATAGTGAAAAAGCTCAAATTGCAGAGCTTTCAACAAATTACCAAAAAGCATTGGATCGTATTAAAGAGCTTGAAAATGCACAAAGTGGCTATACTCAACAAATTAGCGGTTTACAGCTACAACTGCAAAAATTAAGTAATACTTCAGGTTCGGATAAAACCTTCTGGTTATTATCTGAAGCCGATTTCTTATTAAATAATGCCGCCCGTAAAGTAGTATTAGATAATGATATTAATACTGCAAAAAATCTGTTGTTAGAAGCTGATCAAGTTTTAACTCAAGTACCGAGTGCAACGAATGTGCGTGAAGCAATCAAGGCAGATTTGAATACTTTAACCAGTCTCAACAACATTGACCAAAATGCGTTAATGCAGCGTGTAGCGAATTTAACTAACCGATTAGATGATTTACCGATTTTAGAAAGTGAACAATCGCAAGCTGCTATTGCAGAAGGTCAAGTCAGTGATTCTATTGCTGATTGGGAGAAAAACTTAGAGAAAAGTGCAAGTTCGTTCTTAGATCATTTTATTCGTGTTTCTAAACGTAATGTTGCTGACGAAAAAGCCTTTGTTGCCCCTAACCAAGAGATTTACTTGCGTGAGAATATCCGTTTACGCTTACAAGTTGCGATTTTAGCAATTCCTCGTCAGCAAAGTGAATTCTATAAAAAATCACTGCAAACAGTGGGTTCTTGGGTAAGAAGTTATTTTGATACTTCAAATGAAAATGTACAAAATTTCTTAAAAGAAGTTGATGATTTGGCTGAACAAACTATTTATGTTGATGCACCAGATTCATTAGAAAGTTTAAAAGTGTTATCTCAGCAAATTAATAAAGCACCTCAACAGATTGAGAAAGTAGAAATTAAAGCTGAGAAAGAGTTGGAGCAAACAGAACCTGTGAAGCAAGAACAGGCAGAGCCTACGAAACCTGAAGAAACAGAAGAGGTTAAATCAGAGCAAGTTTCTGAACAGCCAACTCCTTCCGCACAATAATAAAAGGAGAATTAAATTATGTTTAGAACGCTCTTTTTAATGCTTTTATTATTGGCAGGCTTAATTGCAGGACCTTATATTTCAGGCAATCAAGGTTACGTTAGAATTGAAACGGCAACTACAGTTATTGAAATGAGCATTGTAATGCTTGTGGTGTTCTTTGTAGTTACGATGGCGGTAGTTTATCTGCTTGAATGGATTTTTACTAAAATTTGTCGTATGAGTAGTGGGGCTTATAATTGGTTCTCAACACGTAAGCATAAAAAAGCTCAGCAAGAAACCCTTGAAGGCTTAATGCGTATGAGTGAAGGTAACTACTCCAAAGCAGAGAAGCTATTTAGTAAAAATGCAAAACACGCAGATGAGCCTGTACTAAACCTGATTAAAGCGGCTGAAGCAGCTCAGCAAAACGGTGATGATTTAGCGGCGAATAAGTACTTAATCAAAGCCACTGAAATTGCAGGACCAAATAATATTGCGGTTGAGCTGGCTCGCACTAAAATCTTATTACAGCAAGGTAAATTACCGGCTGCTCGTACTGCGATTGACAGCTTATTAGAATTAGCTCCGCATAATGATGAAGTGCTACGCTTAGCAATTCAAATTTACAGAGAATCAAAAGCCTATATTGCTTTAGATCGCTTATTATCAGAAGTAGGGCAACGTAATTTCTTAACGCCTGTAGAGTATGCGGAATTAGAACATTTTGTTGATGATGGTTTACAAGATGAACGCTTACAAGAAGAAGGGCAAGAAGGTCTACTCACTTGGTGGGAAAATCAGCCAAATCGCCGTCGTAAATCGGTTTACAGCCGTGTTGGTGTGATTAAACGCTTAATTGACAGTGATGATCATCAATCAGCAGAAGAAATTGCGTTAGAAACCTTGAAAAAATTTGAAGATGAGCAATTATACGGATTATTTGTGCAATTAACTCGTCTACAAGTGGCTTCTGATAGCAAGTTAGTGAAAGTATTAGCTAAACGTGCAGATAAAGCAGATGTTAAATATACCGATGATTATGTAAGAGCTTTAGGCTATATTTACACCCGTAACAGTGAATATGCAAAAGCGAAAACACAGTTTGAGTTGTTATTAGCCCACGATGAATGCCAGCCAGATGATCGCATTATGGCATTACACGTTGCAGAGCAAACAAATGATTACATACTTGCAAACCGCATTCGTGAGGAGAATCTCAAACAAGTCAATATGGAGGTTCTACCTAAACCGGATGAAGTCCTCGCATTACCTGAAAATCTAGATAATGTGAAGTCATTATAATTTTAAAAATAGCAGGTTGTTCCTGCTATTTTTGTATTTTCACTTTCAAAGGAGTTGTTATGAAATTATATGTTTACGATCACTGCCCATATTGTGTAAGAGCCAGAATGGTATTTGGCTTAAAAAACTTACCCGTAGAGCAGGTAATGATTGCAAATGATGATGAAGCTACACCTGTTGGCTTAGTAGGCAAAAAAGTCGTGCCAATCTTAGTAAAAGAAGATGGTACTGCTATGCCGGAAAGTTTAGATATTGTACGTTATGTAGATACGCATTACGGAAATCCGATTATTACAGAGAATATTCGAGCTGAAATTGAAGAATGGGCTAACAACTTATCGAAAGTTTATAATCATTTATTGCTCCCTCGTTTCGTAAAATTAGACTTAGCCGAATTTGAAAAACAAAGTGCAATTGACTATTTTGTGGAGAAGAAAACAGAAAGCATCGGTGATTTTGCACAGAATTTAGCCGAAACAGACAAATACATTGCTACTGTTCAGCCATTAATTGATGAATTATCAGATCTGATTAAATCAGAGAAAGCATTGAGTGGCGAGTTATCTCTGGAAGATATTATCGTATTCCCAATGCTTAGAAATTTAACTTGTGTGAAATACATTAAATTTCCAGCAAAAGTATTAGACTACATTAATAAAATGGCAGAATTGAGTAAAATTAATTTATATTTTGCCAAAGCAATTTAAACATAAAGCGTTGGTTTTGAGAACCAACGCTTTTAAATTTTAGTGTGCTTTCTTTTTAGAAAATACTTTGATGAGTGGTAAGATAATTAAACAAGCAATAGCTCCAACAATTATACCAACCACTAAATCAACCAAGAATAAAAAATTAGGATTGATATTTAATGTTTCGACGAAATGATGAATTATCGGTAAATTATGGGTAAAGATGCCACCACCTACTAAAAACATTGCGATAGTTCCGATAACGGAAAGTCCTTTCATAAACCAAGGCATTGTAAATAATAAGCCTTTTCCGACCGCTTGTGAGAATGCACTTTTCTTTTGAATAAGCCATAAACCGATATCGTCTAATTTTACAATTAATGCGACTAAGCCATACACAAACACGGTAATACCGATTCCAATAGCAGAAAGCGATAAAATTTTGATAAGTGTAGAGGAATTTTGTAGTACCCCCAAAGCGATAATAATAATTTCTGCCGATAAAATAAAATCGGTACGAATAGCCCCTCTGATCTTATCTTTTTCCGAAAGTTCTTCTTTAGGATTGTCTTCACCTTTATGGAATAAATGATGAAGTAATTTTTCCACACCTTCAAAACATAAATAAGCTCCACCAATCATTAATAATGGAACAATTAATTGTGGAAGAAAGAATGATAAAAGTAATGCGACGGGAATTAAGATCACTTTGTTAATAAATGATCCTTTGGCAACTTCCCAAACAATGGGTAATTCACGCTCTGGAAGTACATTTTTTCCGCTTACTTGATTGGCATTTAAAGCAAGATCATCGCCAATTACGCCGGCAGTTTTTTTCGCTGCCATTTTAGTCATAATGGACACATCATCAAGAACAGCAGCAATATCATCTAATAAAGTAAATAATGACGCAAATGCCATATTTTTTCCTCGATTAAGTCTATAAAAAAGCCGAACTTTATCAGCTCGGCTCTAATATCTAAAATTTGAAATTAGCGACGTAAACCTAAACGTGCGATAGTTTCTGAATATTTAGCAAGATCAGTACGTTTTAAGTAGTCTAATAATTTACGACGGCGTGAAACCATACGTAATAAACCACGACGACCGTGGTGATCTTTTTTGTGCTCAGCAAAGTGTGCTTGTAAGTGGTTGATTTGTGCAGTTAATAATGCAATTTGAACTTCTGAAGAACCGGTATCTTTTGCATCACGACCAAATTCAGCAACGATTTTTGCTTTTGCTTCTACGCTTAGAGACATTTTTATTTCCTTTTTGTTAAGGGTTGATAATACATCAATAGCCGATCTCTAACTCAGCTATGACAGGAATTGCGAATTTTAAAGAGAAAGCGGCTAAATTTCAATAAAAATTTGCAATTTATTTCTAATGTGAGAAAGAGTATAATCAATAGCAATTTTTTATGTTTTAAGTATTAGGAATTTTTAAATGATTGAATCAATGCACGAGCGGTCAAAAGGACCGGTGTTTAAAATTATTTTTGCCTTAATCACACTTTCATTTGTTATTGGTGGAGTGGGTTCTGGTTTAATGGCGACAGATAATTCTGTGGCTAAAGTGAATGGCGAAGAAATTAGCCAACAGCTTTTTAATAATGCGGTTAATCGTCAGCAAAATATTTTAAATACCGAAATGGGCAGCCGTTTTTGGGATTTAATGGACAACCCTGAATATGCAAAACAATTTAATCAATCAGTGCTAAATAGTTTGATTGATGAAGAATTGTTACGCCAATATGCAAAAGATCTAAAATTAGGCGTGAGTGCGGAACAAATTAAATCTGAAATCGTAAACAGCCAAATGTTCCAACAAGATGGCAAATTTAGTAATGAATTATATCAACAAACCTTACGCCACAATAATTTAAGCCCTGATGCTTATGCAGCAATTGTACACGAGGGTATGTTGCAATCCCAAATTCAAGAAGGGATCGTAAGTAGTGATTTTACTGTGCCGGCACAGCAAGAAACCTTAGCAAAATTATTGCTACAACAACGTGAGGTGCGTTTAGCTGAGTTTTCAATTGCAAAAGAAATGGAAAATCAGACCGCTTCACAAGAAGAATTACAGACCTACTATGATGCGAATAAAACCAAGTTATTAGCACCTGAGAAATTAACGGTTGAATATGTAGCTTTTTCACCAAAAGATGTTGAGAGCAAAATAGATATTACTGATGAGCAAATTCAAACCTATTATGATCGCAATAAAGGCGATTATGTTACTAAAGGTGAAGCACATTTAGCCCATATTCAAGTCGCAACAGAAGCAGAGGCTCAAGCAGTTGAGCAAGAACTTAAAAACGGTGCAGATTTTGCCACTGCTGCAAAAGCAAAATCAGCAGATACATTATCAGCTAATAACGGCGGCGATTTAGGCTGGGCAAAAGCAGGCACTTTCCCGAAAGCATTTGAAGATGCAGTAGCAAATTTAGAGGTAGGGCAAGTAAGTAATCCGGTTAAAGTGGATAATGCTTACCATATTATCAAAGTGTTAGAACGCAAGCCTGAGCAAGCGATTGAGTTAGCTCAAGTAAAAGACAAAATTGCTCAAACGATTCGTCAAGAGTTAGTATTAACCGAATATTCAAATATCGCTCGTGAAATGGCAAACAGAGCTTTTGAAAATAATTCTTCACTGGAAGAAGTCGCAAAAGCCGGTAATGTGAAAGTTCAAAAAACCGAGCAATTTACTCGTGCAAATGTACCAGCTGCATTACAGAATGAGAAAGTATTAAAAGCGTTATTTGAAGGCGAGCTACGCCAAAATAAACAAAACTCTGATGCGTTAGATATCGGTACAGATACCGCCCCACAAACATTATTTGTGCGTGTGAGTGAGTACGAAGCAGAACGTCCGCAAACCTTAGAAGAAGCAAAATCAGCGGTTGAAAACTTTGTGAAAGCAGAGAAAGCGGAGAAAGCATTATTAGCTAAAGCAGAAGAAAACGTAAAAGCGTTAAATGAAGGTAAATCAGCTGAGGTGAAATTTAATGCTCCACAAACATTAGTTTATATGCAGTCAGAGGTGGAAAATCCTGCCTTAGCTCAAACAGTGTTTGCAATGAAACAAGAGCAA
The sequence above is a segment of the Mannheimia bovis genome. Coding sequences within it:
- a CDS encoding uroporphyrinogen-III synthase → MNVLVTRPDNRGQELVDMLNERQIFAVHQPLFTIEAGSELPLLPSVLSRLKSGDYVFVVSPNAVDYAVKTLTDTGFHFRSDLKYFAVGQRTAKYFTEKAEQAVIYPLESENSEGVLALPDMQDLTDKTILILRANSGRELLAETAMLRGASIQYLECYRREPVTVDIPEKISVCKRLGVDTIVITSSEILKSLYEQTRDDYREWLFECNLVVVSQRIGKIAKQMGWQSDKIFVSDKADNVTLMNTLLFKIDKSN
- a CDS encoding uroporphyrinogen-III C-methyltransferase; the encoded protein is MSKSRKVPEKVESTTEDVVVEHQQAVDSTQSFAKNEIEKDILNEPMIEEKDVPLKEQIPAQEKITAEEKVIVQKSGGKGLALLALLVALAVGGAGHFMANKKFNEVEAQIQALSSKANQQAPAQTAVEMPNFDSEKAQIAELSTNYQKALDRIKELENAQSGYTQQISGLQLQLQKLSNTSGSDKTFWLLSEADFLLNNAARKVVLDNDINTAKNLLLEADQVLTQVPSATNVREAIKADLNTLTSLNNIDQNALMQRVANLTNRLDDLPILESEQSQAAIAEGQVSDSIADWEKNLEKSASSFLDHFIRVSKRNVADEKAFVAPNQEIYLRENIRLRLQVAILAIPRQQSEFYKKSLQTVGSWVRSYFDTSNENVQNFLKEVDDLAEQTIYVDAPDSLESLKVLSQQINKAPQQIEKVEIKAEKELEQTEPVKQEQAEPTKPEETEEVKSEQVSEQPTPSAQ
- a CDS encoding heme biosynthesis protein HemY codes for the protein MFRTLFLMLLLLAGLIAGPYISGNQGYVRIETATTVIEMSIVMLVVFFVVTMAVVYLLEWIFTKICRMSSGAYNWFSTRKHKKAQQETLEGLMRMSEGNYSKAEKLFSKNAKHADEPVLNLIKAAEAAQQNGDDLAANKYLIKATEIAGPNNIAVELARTKILLQQGKLPAARTAIDSLLELAPHNDEVLRLAIQIYRESKAYIALDRLLSEVGQRNFLTPVEYAELEHFVDDGLQDERLQEEGQEGLLTWWENQPNRRRKSVYSRVGVIKRLIDSDDHQSAEEIALETLKKFEDEQLYGLFVQLTRLQVASDSKLVKVLAKRADKADVKYTDDYVRALGYIYTRNSEYAKAKTQFELLLAHDECQPDDRIMALHVAEQTNDYILANRIREENLKQVNMEVLPKPDEVLALPENLDNVKSL
- the grxB gene encoding glutaredoxin 2 encodes the protein MKLYVYDHCPYCVRARMVFGLKNLPVEQVMIANDDEATPVGLVGKKVVPILVKEDGTAMPESLDIVRYVDTHYGNPIITENIRAEIEEWANNLSKVYNHLLLPRFVKLDLAEFEKQSAIDYFVEKKTESIGDFAQNLAETDKYIATVQPLIDELSDLIKSEKALSGELSLEDIIVFPMLRNLTCVKYIKFPAKVLDYINKMAELSKINLYFAKAI
- a CDS encoding DUF808 domain-containing protein, coding for MAFASLFTLLDDIAAVLDDVSIMTKMAAKKTAGVIGDDLALNANQVSGKNVLPERELPIVWEVAKGSFINKVILIPVALLLSFFLPQLIVPLLMIGGAYLCFEGVEKLLHHLFHKGEDNPKEELSEKDKIRGAIRTDFILSAEIIIIALGVLQNSSTLIKILSLSAIGIGITVFVYGLVALIVKLDDIGLWLIQKKSAFSQAVGKGLLFTMPWFMKGLSVIGTIAMFLVGGGIFTHNLPIIHHFVETLNINPNFLFLVDLVVGIIVGAIACLIILPLIKVFSKKKAH
- the rpsO gene encoding 30S ribosomal protein S15 — its product is MSLSVEAKAKIVAEFGRDAKDTGSSEVQIALLTAQINHLQAHFAEHKKDHHGRRGLLRMVSRRRKLLDYLKRTDLAKYSETIARLGLRR
- a CDS encoding SurA N-terminal domain-containing protein; amino-acid sequence: MIESMHERSKGPVFKIIFALITLSFVIGGVGSGLMATDNSVAKVNGEEISQQLFNNAVNRQQNILNTEMGSRFWDLMDNPEYAKQFNQSVLNSLIDEELLRQYAKDLKLGVSAEQIKSEIVNSQMFQQDGKFSNELYQQTLRHNNLSPDAYAAIVHEGMLQSQIQEGIVSSDFTVPAQQETLAKLLLQQREVRLAEFSIAKEMENQTASQEELQTYYDANKTKLLAPEKLTVEYVAFSPKDVESKIDITDEQIQTYYDRNKGDYVTKGEAHLAHIQVATEAEAQAVEQELKNGADFATAAKAKSADTLSANNGGDLGWAKAGTFPKAFEDAVANLEVGQVSNPVKVDNAYHIIKVLERKPEQAIELAQVKDKIAQTIRQELVLTEYSNIAREMANRAFENNSSLEEVAKAGNVKVQKTEQFTRANVPAALQNEKVLKALFEGELRQNKQNSDALDIGTDTAPQTLFVRVSEYEAERPQTLEEAKSAVENFVKAEKAEKALLAKAEENVKALNEGKSAEVKFNAPQTLVYMQSEVENPALAQTVFAMKQEQNKPAYQIARNQKGDVVIVALDKIVEGNTEQFKALAPQFEQANQLMLRNELLKALRAKASVEINDEFMQQNSSR